The Capillibacterium thermochitinicola sequence TGCGTATATCAGATAAGCTTATTGATAACTGAGGAATTTACACACTAATCTGGACTTGATCTGTTTTGTCACAAAAGCAGCTAATCCTAATGGATCCACATAAAGTAACGGATTATTATTCGCATACGTATACCAATTCACGCCATCCTTTACCGGATCCTCCGAAATAAACCTCCCTAACTCACTGTCATACCACCTAGCGTTAAAGTAATAGAGCCCCGTATCCTCATCCAGATCCTTCCCAGTAAACTTCGCTGCCCGCTTCAGTTTACCTTCCGCAATCGTCAGGCTCCCAAAGGGCGTATACTCCGTGCTCCAAACGGCCTGACCCGCTTCATCCGTCACTAGAACCGTGCTCCCCAAGTGGTCCGTATGGTAGAAATAGGTCTGTTTCTCCCCACTCCCCACTTTCCCGTCCACCCGGGCAAAGTGCTTACCTAAGACATAAACATACGCCAGATACTCTCCGTCTTCCTCTTCATACAGCACCTGCCCGGATTGGTCAAAGACATAATAGACTGTAGTATCGGGGCTTTTCTTCTGCACCCGCAGCCCGGCTTCATCATAGAGATATTCAGCAACGACCTTTCCGTCTTTTTCAACCTTGGTCAACCGGTTTAACAGGTCATATTCGTAGGTCCAAAGGTCTTTCTCTTCCGGATCAAAGACCACGGTATCCCCTTCAATGGTAAAGTACTCTCCTTTTTGGATCAAGTTCCCGTTCTCATCGTAAACAAAGGCGTACTTACCATTGGTCATTAGTTTGTTGGAGTTCGGATAATAGCGATAGTTCCGGGTCGTGCTCGAGCGTAAAGTGATGGTCTCTTGCTTCCGGTTCCCGGCGACGTCGTACTGGTATTCTTCCACCCTTTGGTTTACTTGGTAGTAGACAGCAATAATCTGTTGCGGTGTATTTATGAATTCACCATTGTGGACGG is a genomic window containing:
- a CDS encoding RHS repeat domain-containing protein translates to MEEYQYDVAGNRKQETITLRSSTTRNYRYYPNSNKLMTNGKYAFVYDENGNLIQKGEYFTIEGDTVVFDPEEKDLWTYEYDLLNRLTKVEKDGKVVAEYLYDEAGLRVQKKSPDTTVYYVFDQSGQVLYEEEDGEYLAYVYVLGKHFARVDGKVGSGEKQTYFYHTDHLGSTVLVTDEAGQAVWSTEYTPFGSLTIAEGKLKRAAKFTGKDLDEDTGLYYFNARWYDSELGRFISEDPVKDGVNWYTYANNNPLLYVDPLGLAAFVTKQIKSRLVCKFLSYQ